Proteins found in one Salvia splendens isolate huo1 chromosome 10, SspV2, whole genome shotgun sequence genomic segment:
- the LOC121750301 gene encoding uncharacterized protein LOC121750301 translates to MWVAMAYSLLNSFTASSPSHSPTPSICSLRTPFNLKLVHKTTTPTFSSLQRLRATVDGEPQISTTPSLIAEEQPQLDKEVEECVRVLKNAAKTRKVPQEEILNAFSVIEKAKIDPSRFLQTLGGTESPGRTWMLVFTAEKKLTRGRYFPITAIQRFDAAGKRIENGVYLGPLGSLSFEGRLSWKKRILAFIFEKIRIKVGPLDPFQFSFKGDDEREPTNSDPFFIWFYIDEEIAVARGRSGGTAFWVRCNRVG, encoded by the exons GTGGCTATGGCTTATTCTCTTCTCAATAGCTTCACGGCTTCTTCTCCTTCACACTCCCCCACGCCTTCCATCTGCTCTCTTCGCACACCCTTCAACCTTAAACTTGTGCACAAAACAACTACTCCCACATTCTCCTCTCTACAACGTCTCAGAGCTACTGTTGATGGCGAGCCCCAAATCTCCACCACACCATCACTTATCGCCGAGGAACAACCACAGCTCGATAAG GAAGTAGAGGAGTGTGTTAGAGTGCTTAAGAATGCAGCTAAAACGAGAAAAGTTCCACAGGAAGAGATTCTCAATGCCTTTTCTGTGATTGAGAAGGCAAAGATCGATCCCTCTAGGTTTCTTCAAACACTAGGAGGAACGGAGTCACCAGGAAGAACTTGGATGCTCGTTTTTACTGCTGAG AAGAAGCTAACTCGCGGTAGATATTTCCCGATCACAGCCATCCAGCGATTTGATGCAGCT GGAAAGAGGATAGAGAATGGAGTTTATCTTGGCCCTCTTGGATCACTGAGCTTTGAGGGCAGGTTATCATGGAAGAAAAGAATACTTGCCTTCATATTTGAAAAAATCCGGATAAAAGTAGGGCCGCTCGATCCATTTCAGTTTAGTTTCAAAGGAGATGATGAAAGGGAGCCAACCAATTCGGATCCATTTTTCATTTGGTTCTATATTGATGAGGAAATCGCTGTTGCCCGAGGCAGAAGCGGGGGAACTGCATTCTGGGTCCGCTGTAATCGTGTTGGCTAG